Proteins encoded in a region of the Homo sapiens chromosome 20, GRCh38.p14 Primary Assembly genome:
- the NNAT gene encoding neuronatin isoform alpha (isoform alpha is encoded by transcript variant 1), with amino-acid sequence MAAVAAASAELLIIGWYIFRVLLQVFLECCIYWVGFAFRNPPGTQPIARSEVFRYSLQKLAYTVSRTGRQVLGERRQRAPN; translated from the exons ATGGCGGCAGTGGCGGCGGCCTCGGCTGAACTGCTCATCATCGGCTGGTACATCTTCCGCGTGCTGCTGCAG GTGTTCCTGGAATGCTGCATTTACTGGGTAGGATTCGCTTTTCGAAATCCTCCAGGGACACAGCCCATTGCGAGAAGTGAG GTGTTCAGGTACTCCCTGCAGAAGCTGGCATACACGGTGTCGCGGACCGGGCGGCAGGTGTTGGGGGAGCGCAGGCAGCGAGCCCCCAACTGa
- the NNAT gene encoding neuronatin isoform gamma (isoform gamma is encoded by transcript variant 3) codes for MAAVAAASAELLIIGWYIFRVLLQVFLECCIYWVGFAFRNPPGTQPIARSVQVLPAEAGIHGVADRAAGVGGAQAASPQLRPQLPALGGRIIRCSCASRPAREPVPRRNVGSPVFPRQRSTWQGQ; via the exons ATGGCGGCAGTGGCGGCGGCCTCGGCTGAACTGCTCATCATCGGCTGGTACATCTTCCGCGTGCTGCTGCAG GTGTTCCTGGAATGCTGCATTTACTGGGTAGGATTCGCTTTTCGAAATCCTCCAGGGACACAGCCCATTGCGAGAA GTGTTCAGGTACTCCCTGCAGAAGCTGGCATACACGGTGTCGCGGACCGGGCGGCAGGTGTTGGGGGAGCGCAGGCAGCGAGCCCCCAACTGaggccccagctcccagccctggGCGGCCGTATCATCAGGTGCTCCTGTGCATCTCGGCCAGCACGGGAGCCAGTGCCGCGCAGGAATGTGGGGTCCCCTGTGTTCCCTCGCCAGAGGAGCACTTGGCAAGGTCAGTGA
- the NNAT gene encoding neuronatin isoform beta (isoform beta is encoded by transcript variant 2) translates to MAAVAAASAELLIIGWYIFRVLLQVFRYSLQKLAYTVSRTGRQVLGERRQRAPN, encoded by the exons ATGGCGGCAGTGGCGGCGGCCTCGGCTGAACTGCTCATCATCGGCTGGTACATCTTCCGCGTGCTGCTGCAG GTGTTCAGGTACTCCCTGCAGAAGCTGGCATACACGGTGTCGCGGACCGGGCGGCAGGTGTTGGGGGAGCGCAGGCAGCGAGCCCCCAACTGa